The genomic window GGATCATCTCCGAGAGGACCCCAAACGACATCTGGCTGGTCGGATAGAACACCACGTTCATTTCCGACTGGTCAATCAGCCGCAGGTCTCGCACTACCGTGGCGCGCGCGAGTTGCAGCCGCGTGTGATCGTCCAGCGTCCGCCCCCAGGACCGCACCGCCTCCAGCGATCCGGCCCACGCCAGGATCTCGGCGCGCTGCTCGGCCGAGAACTGCTGCACGAACTCCGCGTCCCCGATCGTGGAGAACGCGGCCGCCTCCTCGTCCTTCACCGAGAGGGGATCGAAGACCACGAAGTGCTCGCGCAGCCTCTGCCCGAAATCGCGCGCCATCTCGATCAACTGCGCCTGCCCTTCCCGGCGCAGGTTGGTTATGGGATAGCCCAGGTAGATCCTGGGTCTTTTAAAGCAGATGAGATCGAAAAAAGTCTGTACTGGCTCGTCGTGCGCAATCAGGAAGTGCGGCACGCGCTCGTAGGCCGCCAGCATCTTGGAGATGAACACCTCCTGCTCCTGCCAGGCGATGACCTCCCCGGGCCTGAGGCGCCCGCGCCACTGCTCGCTCTCCTCGAGCCGGCGTTGTATCTGATAGACGCTGTCCACCACCGTCACGTAGAAGATGCCCTCCGGCTGAACCGGTGGCGCCAGGCGCAGACCGGGCAACGGCTCCTGCACGGCGGCTGCCTCTGGGCTTGGCGTCCGGCGGCGGGTCTCGTCGAACAGCAGCTTGAGGTAGTGGGTGTCGAGGCCGGGGATCAGGCGGCCCTTCCACCAGAAGCAGGCGTGGGTGACCAGGATGGTGCACTGGTCCGGCTCCCACAGCGTCGGATCGTTGACGACTTCTGTGAACGCGATGGCCCGCAGCTCCTGGAGCGACTCGGGCGCCATGTCGAGGATCGTCTCGGTGCGCACTACCATGCCCAGATCGGTGGCCCGGTCCAGCATGAGTCGTCCCATGTCAATGTAGCGCAGCCGCTTGATGGGAGAGGTCCACCTGCCCTCGCGCTGAGCCTGCTCGATGCGCGCCGCTCCCTCCTCGATCATGCGCACGATGTGACCAGGTCCTCCGCCCGCCTCGGAGAGCCTTCCACTGCCTGAGACACCGGTCGCAATCACGATCATCGCCGCACCCCACCTCTCACAGAGAGTATACGCTACGGCAGCGACCCCGTTGACAGAGACCGCGCTACCTGAAGAGGTCGTCCGCCTCGCCACGGACCAGGTCCGCGGCGCGCTCGCTCCCAGGATGCTCCACCCCGCGGATGAGCACCAGCGGCGTTCCCTCCGCGGCCTGTCCCTGGAGGAGGTTGGCCATCGCCGCGAGCTCGTCGGCCACGGCCTCCACCGACACCCGCAGTACGTAGCCGTACCGGTCTTCCTCTCCGATGTACGATCGGAGCACCCGGAGCCCCGCGGCGCCGATCGCGGCGCCTGTCGTGCCCTGGCGGAACGGCCGGCCGTGACTGTCGTTGATGATAACGCCCACCTCTGCGCCAAAGGCCTCGCGCAGACGGACCCGGAGGCCTTCTGCCGAGGCGTCTGGATCAGCGGGCAGAACGGCCACGACATCGTCGCCAAGCCCCACGTTCGAGTGGTCCACGCCGGCGTTGGCGCAGACGAAGCCCAGCCGGTGCTCGGCGATGATCAGCCCTGGCCGGACGCGTCTGATGGCCCTGGACTGGCGCAGGATCACCTCAACCAGCCGCGGATCCTTGACGGCTTCCGTTGCGAGCGCGACCGCGGCCGGGCTCGGGATAACAGTGCGAAGATCTACTACGCTGCCTTCGGCTTTCGAGACAACCTTGTGGGCAACCACGACGAAGTCGCCGTCCTGGGGGGCCAACCCGGCACCCCGCAACACGGCGATGATCGCTGCTCCGAGGTCGTCTCCGGGACGGATCTCGGGAAACGGCTCCGGCGCCCAGGCCAGCAGCGCCTTCATCGGGGTCGGGCGTCAGGTGGCAGGTGCGCTATGCGGATGCCGAGGTGGCGCCGCTTGTAGCGCACGTTCAGGCCGATGAGAAGCACGGCAATGCCCTCTATCGTGGCAGCGGCGGCGAGGCCTCCTGCGTCCACGCCGCGGGCGCCTATGGTCGTCGCCAGTTCGAGCACCCTGGCGCGGGCTTCGGGGTCGTCCCCGCACACCAGGACGTCCTGGTCCAGTGGAAGGGTCAGGTCGGCGAGCATACGCGCCGACAGCGTATGAAACGCCGCGACAACGCGCGCGCCTGGTACCAGGGCCTGTGTCTCGGCCGCGGCCGACCCTGCCGGGGGTGGCACGAACGTGAACCCGGGCCCCAGGGGCACGGTGGCGTCCACCACGATCTTGCCGGAAAGCAGCCCTGCGAACCCTTCGACAAACGCGGCATGACCTTCAATGGGAATCGCAAGCACCACCGTATCCGCCGCGGCCACCGCGTCGGCGTTCGCTGCCCCGCGCACGCCGGGAAGCCCGATCCGCGCCGCGGCCTCGTTCGCGCGGCTGGCGTCCCTTGAGCCGATCACAACCTCAAGCCCGGCTGTGCCCATGCGCGCCGCAAGGCCGCGGCCGAGGTCTCCCGTCCCTCCAAGGATGGACACAGGTCCCAAGATGCTGCTCACCCCTCTCGCGCCGGTCCGGCGATCGCCAGCGCGTAACCCCGAGTGGGAAACCGCCGTGTCACTTCCACGATGGCCTCCCTGCTGACACTACCGATGATCTCAGGATACCGCTCAATGTAGTCCAGGCCCAGCCCAAACAGCTCCATGTCTGCCAGAGTCTGCGCGATCCCCTGGTTGGTCTCAAGGCGGACGGCCAGAGAGCCGACGAGATACGTCCTGGCATCGGCCAGCTCGTCCGCGGTAGGGCCATCCTGTTGCAGTTGCTCGATCTCGTGCGTGATCGCGAGAATCGCGCGCTCCAGGTTGGACGGATGCACGCCTGCGCGCACCCACCAGGGACCTGCCAGCAGGCCGGCGCGTAGGTCGCTGTAGGCATAGTAGGCCATCCCCTGCCGCTCGCGGACGTTCTCGCCGATCCGTCCCATCATTCCAAGCTGCCCAAGCAGCAGATTGGCCAGCATTACCGCATAGTAGTCGGGATCGGTGCGCGCGACCCCGTGAGTGCCCAGGACGAGATCGGCCTGGCTCTTCCCCGGGAGTACCGACTCCTCGCGCCGGATGCCGGCAGGCAAGGACGGTTCAGGGAATCCGGGAATCGCCCATGCTCCGCCGCAGGACCACCGTCCGAACGCGTCGGCCACAAGGTCGGTCGCGCGACCGGGATCCACGTCGCCGACCATCACCAGGGCCGCCGCCTCCGGGCGCAGGTGCTCCGCGTGAAACGTCCGCAGATCATCTGGGGTCAGCGACGCCAGGACGGCTTCTTCGCCGTCAGGGTTGTGGCTGTGCGGGTGCCCTTGGGGATAGGCAATCCTCCGAAAGATGCGCTCAGAGACCTGCCGCGTGTCCAGCGAGCTCACCCGGGCCGAGGTAACGAGCTCGCCGCGCACCCGCTCAACCTCATCCTCGGGGAAGGCGGGCTCGGCCAGCACCTCGGCGGCGGTGTCCAGAAGCGCCACCGCATCATCTGCCAGGGCCCTTCCGGAGAGGACCACGGTCTCGAGCCCGGGTGCGACCGTGAGGCCTGCGCCGATCGCGTCCAGGTCCTCGGCGAGTTGCGGTCCGCTGCGCCGGATGGTCCCGCGCATCAGCGTCGAGCCGGCGAACCTGGCCAGCCCGGGCCGGTCCCGGTCAAAGATCGCGCCGGCCTTCACGAATCCATGAATCGCCACGGCGCCTGAGTCCGGAGAAGGTCGGACCAGGCAGGCCATCCCATTGGGCAGCACCGTCCGCACGACCTGGCCTGCGAGGACGGGCGGGGTCATGAGGCCACCTCGGTCCCGCCGTCTTTGGTGCCCTCTTCGGGCAGGTAGTACCCCACCGTGCGCCGGCGATCGGAAAGGTAGGTGCTCGCGACCCGCGTTACGTCCTCACGGGAGACTTCCTCGATGCGCTCGGTCAGCGTTTGGACCGTCTGCGGCCAGTCCACGGCCTCAAACATGCCCAGCGACATCGCGCGCCGGAAGACCCCGTCGCGCAGGTACACGAACTGGGCGTGTGCCTGGCGCTTGACCCTAGCCAGCTCGGCGCCGTCTGCGGGTTCATCGTGCAGCCGCGCGATCTCCCGGTTCACCGCTGCCTCGACCGCGCCTGCCTCTACGCCAGTGCGCGCCGTAGCGCTAATCCGGAACAACGTGGGATCTATGCTCGGCGTGAGCCCTGATCCGACCTCGGTGGCCAGGCCGCCGTCCACAAGGGCACGGTACAGGCGGCTGCTGCGACCGCCGGTGCCGCCATCGAACGGGACCACGCCCTTGAAACCCGAGAGGATACCATCCAGAACCAGGAGTGCCGGCATGTCCGGATGCCCGGCCCGCGGCACGTGGAAGGCCATCTGAAGCAGGGCCGTGGCGCCTCCAGGCCGCCGCAGGACCACGCGGCGCTCGCCCTCCTGCTCGGGCTCCTCCGCGTGCACCACGGGCACCGGACCGCCGGCCGCTACAGGCCCAAAGGTCTCGGCTATGAGCGCGGCCATCTGCGCGGAGTCAAAATCCCCCACGGCCACGGCGATGGCGTTAGATGGACGGTAGTAGGTCCGGTAGTGGTGGTAGAGATCGTCACGCGTGATGGCGCGCAGGTCGCCCTTCCAGCCGATGACCGGCTGGCGGTACGGGTGCGCCTTGAACGCCAGGGCCTCCACCTCCTCGCGCAGGTAGTAGGCCGGGTAGTTCTCGGCGCCCTCCCGCTCGGAGATGATGACCGTCCGCTCGCCGGCAACCACCTCGGGATCGAAGATGGTGTTCTGCATCCGGTCGGCTTCCAGGCGCACGGCAACCCCAATGTGCTCGACCGGCATCACCTCGAAGTACGCGGTGTAATCCTTCCAGGTGAAGGCGTTCCAGCGGCCCCCCAGCCGATCTATGAGCCGAGTCAGCGTTCCCGACGGATGCGCCGGCGTCCCCTTGAAGAGCATGTGCTCGACCCAGTGCGATATGCCGGTGTAGCCGGATGGCTCGTTGCGGCTACCCACCCTGTACCAGACCCAGAATGTGGCCACGGGTGCCGCGTGCGACTCTTGGATGAGCACCTGCAGCCCGTTGGGCAGCGTTGTCGCGTACACTTCTTGCATATCTTCACTCCTCGCTGATGAGCCCTCGCTGATGAGCGGCCTGGGACGAACCAAAGGCACGGGGGCTGTCCTACTTTCGCCACGGTCGCGCGCTCCCCTGCCATGACACCGGCCGCTTCCGGAGCGCGGTCGCCTGCCGAGACCAGGAGCCGGGCGCCGCGATCGCGTATCCCGCAGGAGATGCTCACCATCAGTCCCGAGGCCATTACCCGCCACCGGCGCGCCGTCCTGCGGCCCTACCGCGTCCGCGACCGTCGGGGCGCGCTGCGCTTCATCAATGACCTGGGCTTCTGCTTCGCCTTCACCGGCGGGCCGGGGGGCCTGCCCGGGCTGTTCGACGCGCTGGCCACCCGCAGCACCGACCGCATGTGGTCCTGGGCATGGCGGTGGAAGGACGAGCTGGCCACCGGCAGGAAGGCATACTACGGCAAGGCCATCCGCCGCAAGCCCTCGTACATCTCGCTGGGGATGCTGCCGGCGTTCTATGCCCTCTCCGGCAACACGGGCGAGCCCGACGACCACCTGCAGGCCTACCGTGAAGGACGGCTCAGCCTGCTGGCCAAGACCCTGTGCGAGGCGATCTCAGCAGAGGCACCGGTCTCTACATGGATCCTGCGCCGCAGGTTCGTGGCGCGCGGAGAAAGCGGGGCCCGATTCCACAGGGCGTTGGACGATCTCCAGGAGCGCTTCCTCATCGTGAAGGCGGCCGAGGTGGAGGGCCGTGGCGGGTACTCCTTCATCTGGGACGCCTTCCACAGGTGGATGCCGGCGGTAGTGGAGGCGGCGGGGAGCATGGCGTCGGAGGACGCGGCAGCGGCGGTGATGGCCCGGTACCTGCGTATCGTCGGGGCGGCCTCGGAGGACGACTTCACGGCGCTGTTCGGATGGAGCACACGACTCGCAGGCAAGGCCGCGGCGCGGGCGGGGCTAGTGCGAGCAGAGATCGACGGCCGCTGCCTCTGGACCCCTCCGGGCCTCTACCGCTGAGCGTAGATCAGCCGCCTCTGAGCAGCGGTCCGTTCGCTCGTTGGAGGAACGTCGTGCTTGGGATAGCAGAGCGCAACGGTCGTATGCGCCATTGGCAGCCAGCGAGGCAGACCGAAGACCCGTCTCAGCCCGCCATCCATGTGATCGTAACCCACCCCCAGCATATTGCCTTTTTCTCGTAACTCGAAACGGAGCGTCTGCCAGAGACACTGCGCTGCGGCCAGATACCCCGGGCGGAACCACACTCGGCTGGTCACCAAGCGCCGCAGCA from Armatimonadota bacterium includes these protein-coding regions:
- the cofE gene encoding coenzyme F420-0:L-glutamate ligase — encoded protein: MKALLAWAPEPFPEIRPGDDLGAAIIAVLRGAGLAPQDGDFVVVAHKVVSKAEGSVVDLRTVIPSPAAVALATEAVKDPRLVEVILRQSRAIRRVRPGLIIAEHRLGFVCANAGVDHSNVGLGDDVVAVLPADPDASAEGLRVRLREAFGAEVGVIINDSHGRPFRQGTTGAAIGAAGLRVLRSYIGEEDRYGYVLRVSVEAVADELAAMANLLQGQAAEGTPLVLIRGVEHPGSERAADLVRGEADDLFR
- the npdG gene encoding NADPH-dependent F420 reductase, encoding MSSILGPVSILGGTGDLGRGLAARMGTAGLEVVIGSRDASRANEAAARIGLPGVRGAANADAVAAADTVVLAIPIEGHAAFVEGFAGLLSGKIVVDATVPLGPGFTFVPPPAGSAAAETQALVPGARVVAAFHTLSARMLADLTLPLDQDVLVCGDDPEARARVLELATTIGARGVDAGGLAAAATIEGIAVLLIGLNVRYKRRHLGIRIAHLPPDARPR
- a CDS encoding insulinase family protein yields the protein MTPPVLAGQVVRTVLPNGMACLVRPSPDSGAVAIHGFVKAGAIFDRDRPGLARFAGSTLMRGTIRRSGPQLAEDLDAIGAGLTVAPGLETVVLSGRALADDAVALLDTAAEVLAEPAFPEDEVERVRGELVTSARVSSLDTRQVSERIFRRIAYPQGHPHSHNPDGEEAVLASLTPDDLRTFHAEHLRPEAAALVMVGDVDPGRATDLVADAFGRWSCGGAWAIPGFPEPSLPAGIRREESVLPGKSQADLVLGTHGVARTDPDYYAVMLANLLLGQLGMMGRIGENVRERQGMAYYAYSDLRAGLLAGPWWVRAGVHPSNLERAILAITHEIEQLQQDGPTADELADARTYLVGSLAVRLETNQGIAQTLADMELFGLGLDYIERYPEIIGSVSREAIVEVTRRFPTRGYALAIAGPAREG
- a CDS encoding insulinase family protein, with the translated sequence MQEVYATTLPNGLQVLIQESHAAPVATFWVWYRVGSRNEPSGYTGISHWVEHMLFKGTPAHPSGTLTRLIDRLGGRWNAFTWKDYTAYFEVMPVEHIGVAVRLEADRMQNTIFDPEVVAGERTVIISEREGAENYPAYYLREEVEALAFKAHPYRQPVIGWKGDLRAITRDDLYHHYRTYYRPSNAIAVAVGDFDSAQMAALIAETFGPVAAGGPVPVVHAEEPEQEGERRVVLRRPGGATALLQMAFHVPRAGHPDMPALLVLDGILSGFKGVVPFDGGTGGRSSRLYRALVDGGLATEVGSGLTPSIDPTLFRISATARTGVEAGAVEAAVNREIARLHDEPADGAELARVKRQAHAQFVYLRDGVFRRAMSLGMFEAVDWPQTVQTLTERIEEVSREDVTRVASTYLSDRRRTVGYYLPEEGTKDGGTEVAS
- a CDS encoding winged helix DNA-binding domain-containing protein, which encodes MTPAASGARSPAETRSRAPRSRIPQEMLTISPEAITRHRRAVLRPYRVRDRRGALRFINDLGFCFAFTGGPGGLPGLFDALATRSTDRMWSWAWRWKDELATGRKAYYGKAIRRKPSYISLGMLPAFYALSGNTGEPDDHLQAYREGRLSLLAKTLCEAISAEAPVSTWILRRRFVARGESGARFHRALDDLQERFLIVKAAEVEGRGGYSFIWDAFHRWMPAVVEAAGSMASEDAAAAVMARYLRIVGAASEDDFTALFGWSTRLAGKAAARAGLVRAEIDGRCLWTPPGLYR